The proteins below come from a single Chryseobacterium capnotolerans genomic window:
- a CDS encoding DUF2795 domain-containing protein translates to MYWTLELASYLSDAPWPMTKAELIDYAIRTGAPMEVVENLQAIEDEGEIYESIEEVWSDYPTDEDFLWNEDEY, encoded by the coding sequence ATGTACTGGACATTAGAATTAGCTTCATATCTAAGTGACGCACCTTGGCCAATGACAAAAGCAGAGCTTATTGACTACGCAATCAGAACTGGTGCACCTATGGAAGTAGTTGAAAACCTTCAGGCCATTGAGGATGAAGGAGAAATTTATGAATCTATCGAGGAAGTTTGGAGCGATTATCCAACAGACGAGGATTTCCTTTGGAACGAGGACGAATATTAA